Genomic DNA from Cydia amplana chromosome 9, ilCydAmpl1.1, whole genome shotgun sequence:
AGCAAATAAAtggttataaattgtattcagAAGTTAATGATTTATTCTGTAGTTTGTAATCAACATTTTTCAATTCCAGATATGCTGATATCCCCAAGGAATGGGAGCCGCCAGCGCCACAGCCATTCAAGGTGCAGTCGGACCTCCAGTGGTACCTTATGGACCCTGATGCATATGACCAGTTCCTGGTGGGCATCGGTACTGGTGTGGGGCTGCAGGTCTGGCAGAATGCCCTGCCAGAGCCACTGTTGTTGCAGGAGAGACCGGTATGgaattaaatatgtaactatatatttaatatgtgacttttcaactaaaaggtactatagttcgttttttttagcattagaaagaacttgaaagagggtaagcgattttgacatgtcttttaattgaaaaacactttttaaaaatctataactattacttatgaaagcagaagactataaaagatcgtattagattcataattgttacatatttaccgtaacttatttttaaaatgtgtttttcaatcaaaagacacatcaagattgtttaccttatttctaatgctaaaaaaaacgaagtatagcaaGGTATGGAAATGCGTCTTAATTGACAACCGATGATAAGTACCCTTTTGATTGGAAATGGCACATTTGGGAACAGTCATTAACCAAgtcttataatataattaatacttGTACTATGGGCACTAGGGGATGGTAATAGCCCTCATTATTGCATTTATATCCATTTTATATTGCAGACAGGTTGCAGGGCAGTGTTTTGATAAAGTTTACAGAAATTGATAATTTTGTTCTTCCACTTATATGTTTGCTGATAAGGCaaatagataagataagataagataataatttatttcatttctatcTTAGTATTACTGTTAATAATTTCTATCTTAGTATGCTATTAACAGTAATAATAGCCTTATTATTACTGCTAATAGCTCATCTAAGTACCAATGGAATGTTAACTGCACGTAAAGGCTATGTCAGCTAAATTGTCAGGCATGACTAAAGTCCAACAGCTACAATATTTAGCAAGCAATAATAATGTTTTGATTAATtggtacatgaaagatattaaTACAAGTTTTGAAACCTTGCATAAAATTCATTTGCTGATGTAGATCTAGATATTAAAACTGGCCTTTGTCACTGGTGTTTGTTTAAGAATTGgtattttacattattactCACATTTTCATAAGGTTAGCATATATTTTAGTACAGAGTATGGGACAATTTGAGTTGGCAATGCTCAACAAAGTGTCATATATTCAcggataataaaatccaagtaatCCTTGACTACACTcgatttaacttgcaatgtttttatGTAACTGAATTATGTAACTGTCTTATCTCTGgtaaaatgcgcatttttgagtttttacatgAGCCTTCCAGATATACATAATATGGAAATATTAGTGCACAATTAAGCTGGTCTTACCATAGGAACTTAGTAGTTAAAGCAATGCAACATCATTAAATTCGGGTTCCTTACAGTTGTCtctatagtacagtcagcaataaaagcttgttaaaataaatatatttttgacaaatctttttttttttcagaactgGACGGAAACATACGCAGTATGGTCTCCCCTGGGCACCTACCTGGCCACGTTCCACTGGCGAGGCGTGGCGCTCTGGGCGGGCCCCAAGTTCTCCCAGTTCCAGAAGTTTTTCCACCCGGAGGCCCGCTTCATCTCGTTCTCGCCTTGTGAGAATTATATTGTGACCTTCTCCCCGACCAGCGATAGGGGCGATGACAAGAAACTTATCATCTGGGATATTAGGTGTGTAGAGTTTTAtaaggccagttgcaccaatcaAATCTAACACTTAACAACAAACTACTCATATACAAATGTATTATAAAACCGATATGGACCTACGGATTACAGCTGTGGGGATCAGCCAGCAACTCAAACCTAGAAATACTTCAAAGATTCCAAAACAAAACCCTAAGAATGATCACGTGTGCACCATTATTGGTTAGAAGTAGTGAAATACATGAATACACAGAAATGCCAACTATAAAACAAGAGGTAAACAAATACTGCAAAAAGTACAAGGAAAGACTTCAAAACCACTGTAACGAACTAGCCAGAAACCTGTTACACGAACAAGACTACATACCGAGGCTACAAAGATGGCACATGCTAGGGCTAGATCAGAGACAATAAGCCCCCACGCAAACTGGTGATGGTGCTCAGTGGAACACCaccctaaataataattaaaaaaaaaaaccatctgattatggctagaacagccgattgcagattatactttgcaccaaccacatttgacggactgatcaacgtcagccggcgcccccagcgctttactatgaaactttccatacataaaaaatttGTGAACTCTAACAATattaacagtttggtgcaaccgacccttagtcaATTATagctaacatttttttaacaggttggtaacataataacattaataattagTTTTTCAATGGACAATTTATCTCATAATGATGACAAATCGATTTGTTTGTGTAGTGTTGTTTCTTCTAAACTAGTAACAAAGTCTGTTATGCCTTTAACCAAAACATAAAATTGCATTATTTACGAGTTACAACACAAGCAgtattttaattgtaaaattAGTTTCTCTTGGTAACGTTCGTTTTTACCGGTTTCTACTTTCCTTTCCGTATTTACGAAGTGCCTGTAAACTTTCATGTAATTTTCGTTTGTTTAGGTTTACATCAACAATAACCTAAAATGTTAGTTAGAACCAAGCACTTATCTTGTGTTAGCTTCTGCCCGTTACTATGTACACGCAGAATTAGTATGTCTATATCACTTGCATAACATGTCTGCTCGTTTACTGactgacataaaaaaaaaaaaatttcatcacCCTTGTCACACCCTTTCCCAGGAcgtaaatcaatcaatcaatcatttatttcttgAATGCAGTACAATAAAGATGTAATAAAACAATTACCATTAAACTAAACTATCTCCATCCCAAATTTCATCTCAGTGACGTCAGCGGTAGTGTGAAAAGGTAACAGACGGATactttttgcatttataatattagtatggattaacttatgttttttttatggagGCTTTTACCCAAACGGGGTCCATATAAAACTATCATTCATGTCTAATAATGTATataaaactgttaaaattatggaataaataaagctttaataatatgttttttttaatttccaggaCGGGTCAGGAGAAGCGCAGCTTCCCGCCGCCGGACGAGTACGTGACGTGGCCGATCTTCCGCTGGAGCAAGGACGACCGGTTCTTCGCACGTCTCGGCGCTGACGTGCTTTCCGTGTACGAGACGCCCGGCTTCGGCCTGATCGACAAGAAGTCCATCAAGATCCCCGGCATCAGGTAACATGTCAAACAGATACTTTTCCACCGGAGCAAGAATGACGGTTCACTCGGGGCTGACGTCCTGTCCCTGTATGAGACGCCCGGCTTCGGCCTGATCGACAAGAAGTCCATCAAGATCCCCGGCATCAGGTAACATGTCAAACTGAGTCTTCCACTGGAGCAAGAATGACAGTTCACTCGGGGCTGACGTCCTGTCCCTGTATGAGACGCCCGGCTTCGGCCTGATCGACAAGAAGTCCATCAAGATCCCCGGCATCAGGTAACATGTCAAACTGAGTCTTCCACTGGAGCAAGAATGACGGTTCGCTCGTCTTGGGGCTGACGTCCTGTCCCTGTATGAGACGCCCGGCTTCGGCCTGATCGACAAGAAGTCCATCAAGATCCCCGGCATCAGGTAACATGTCAAACTGAGTCTTCCACTGGAGCAAGAATGACGGTTCGCTCGTCTTGGGGCTGACGTCCTGTCCCTGTATGAGACGCCTGGCTGCGGTCTACTCGACAAGAAGTCCATCAAGATCCCCGGCATCAGGTAACATGTCGAACAGAGACTCTTCCACCGGAGCAAGAATGACGGTTCGCTCGTCTTGGGGCTGACGTCCTGTCCCTGTATGAGACGCCCGGCTTCGGCCTGATCGACAAGAAGTCCATCAAGATCCCCGTCATCAGGTAACATGTCAAACAGAGACTTCCACCGGAGCAAGAATGACGGTTCGCTCGTCTTGGGGCTGACGTCCTGTCCCTGTACGAGACGCCTGGCTGCGGTCTGCTCGACAAGAAGTCCATCAAGATCCCCGGCATCAGGTAACATGTCAAACAGAGACTTCCACCGGAGCAAGAATGACGGTTCGCTCGTCTTGGGGCTGACGTCCTGTCCCTGTACGAGACGCCTGGCTGCGGTCTGCTCGACAAGAAGTCCATCAAGATCCCCGGCATCAGGTAACATGTCAAACAGAGACTTCCACCGGAGCAAGAATGACGGTTCACTCGGGGCTGACGTCCTGTCCCTGTATGAGACGCCCGGCTTCGGCCTGATCGACAAGAAGTCCATCAAGATCCCGCATCAGGTAACATGTCAAGCAATTGTTTAATAACAAAATGTTCGTAAATTCGTCCTCAGGCCACGCCgacgtttttataattttatatcgaATTATAAAGTAAATCCATTCAGATAATCCTTTCATGTGAGGAGAAAAAATACTAAACGGTATGTTGGTTGCTGTTAAGTTGTAATAGAGCCAGTGCAGACTAATTTATGCTATCGGTACGCTCGACTTTCCTGTTTTGCATTATAATGAATGAACTGGTTTTATGGTAAACTAGAAATCTATTGAGTTTCTGTGACTGTTTGGGGCTTTCTATTCAGTCGCCTAATTACTAAGAGGAATAGGcaagataaaaaaaaagtttgaaacaCTGATATCTTCATTCAGTTTTGGAAATAATTTTGTCAAGACAACAGAGGATTTTCGTTAAACGGAGGCCCTATACATAGACTTCGACTGTCACTGTTGCTAATGTGTTAAGTGACCATTATTTCCATATTTCAGAGACTTCAGCTGGTCGCCCACTGACAACACCCTCGCCTACTGGGTAGCAGAGGACAAGGACGTCCCGGCCCGGGTCACTCTCCTCGAGATACCCAACCGCACCGAAATCCGCTCCAAGAATCTGTTCTCCGTCGCCGACTGCAAGATCCACTGGCAGAAGTCCGGAGACTATCTCTGTGTCAAAGTCGACCGCTACTCTAAAGTCAAGAAAGACAAGAATGACATCAAATACTCTGGAATGTACTACAACTTTGAAATATTCCATATGCGAGAGAAGGAGATCCCTGTCGACTCTGTTGAAATCAAGGAGCCTATTCAAGCGTTCGCTTGGGAACCCGTTGGTTCTAAATTCTCAATTATTCATGGTGATCCGGCTAACATCTGTATAAGCTTCTACCAAGTGAATACTGGGCAAGCGCCTACTTTGCTGAAGAAGTTTGAGAGGAAGCCGTTCAACCATCTTTTTTGGTGTCCGTCGGGCCAGTTCATCGTGTTGGCGGACCTGGGGCTGACCGGAGGCGGTTTGGAGTTTTTGGACACTAATGACTTTACCATCATGAATGTGTCTGATCATTACCAGGTGTGTAGATACGAGTGTCTATTAATTAATGATATAACTCACAGTTTAGGGTCCAAGCACATGCACTGGTCCAGGTTCGCGTTGACAGACTGGTTTTTCACAACTACCTCACTTTGTACACAACTGTCAAAACCTACCCTCATTGTCTATACATAACATACCTCCCCCATTAAGAGAGTTCACTATTTTATAAAGTTCACTAACACTACTACCTAACACTACACTATGCTACGGTTACACTACtctaacacttttactattccTCCTCCGTCTCTACATCTCTACATTCAGACAGCTCTGACTCACTTCCGCTATCTGCTAGGGCTATTCTCTTATAATCAGGTGAGTCTGGGGATGTGGTCTGTCTGGCACGCTTTTGGCTGCTGGATGCAGTATTTTGCAGGTTTCCGTGTATAGTGATGTCCTGGGGTCCGGATACACCTATGATATCCGCCCAACGATGAGGCGACGGTATCGCGATTCGGGAATCCTCGTCATCGTCATCGTCATCCGTAGCACCATCGGTTGCCTCAGGGACCTTCCGTTGTTCTTCCCCCCCGCAACCAAGCATTTGGTTGATGTGTCGTACTAACAGCTTGTCGTTCCATTTCACTAAGTATCTGCAGACTCCTAGTCGCTTTTCCACCGTCCCTTTCAACCAGCGTGGTTCACCGCAGTAGTTCTTTACGTACACTGACTGTCCAGTATTAAACTCCCTGTTTTTTGTCTCACTATTCTTCTCTATTACTTTTTCCTTATCATCACATCTGGAAGACAGGGGGTTCAATCTATCGAACTTAGTTCTAAAGTGCCTGTTGTTCAGGAGCTCAGCCGGAGTTTTATCATTGACGCTGTTTGGTGTGGTACGTAAACCATACAGTATCGCTGGTAATCTCGCTTCCCATGGTCCAGATGTTATTTTCCTTAATTTAGCCTTGACTGTCTGCACCGTTCTCTCCGCTTGACCGTTGGTCGCAGGGTGGTAAGGAGCGGACAGAACTTGTCTGATCCCTTGGGACTCTAAGTATTTGCGGAACTCCTCTGAAACAAAACTTCTTCCATTATCACTTACAAGTACATCTGGAAGACCTTGTTCCGCAAAAACATCACGCAATATTCTTATTAACGTAGAGCTACTCATATCTGGTACGATCTTGACCTCTGGCCACTTAGAATAAGCGtcaattacaattaaaaatgtcttcccTTGAAATGGCCCAGCGTAATCCATGTGTAGTCTAGACCATGCTTTATCTGGCTTTATCCAATGATGGGTAACTTTAGATGGCATATTTCGATTTTCTGCACACACGTTACAGCTCTTCACCATGTCTTCAATCTGTTTATCCATCGCAGGCCACCAAAAATAGCTTCTCGCCATTGCCTTTGTAATCACAATACCGTCGTGATTCATATGTAGCTCCTCCAGCACTTTCCCTCGCATCTTCTCTGGTATAACCACTCTATTTCCCCATAAAATGCAATCCTTATATATGGAAAACTCGTCTCGCTTTTGCCAGTAAACCTTATACTCGTCATCGCTCTTCCCAGGCCATCCGCTACGTAtccaatataatattttactgaGAAACTTATCCTTTTTTGTCAAGTTAGCCACTTCTATGGCAGAAAACTCCAATTCAATGGGTGTCTCCTCTATTAGTAGAATTCCTAAAAAATCTTCTTCCGGCGTTGGTGTACCTGCTGGACCCGGCCATCGACTGAGTGCATCTGCatttccaattttttttccCTCAACATATTGTATTTCATAGTCATAAGAGTTCAGAAGAAGTGCCCACCGTAACATCCTAGGTGATATAATGTTGGGTATAGGTCTCTTTGAATCGAATATTCCCAACAGAGGCTTATGATCCGTCTTGATAATCACTCTTCGACCACTTATAAACTGATGAAATTTCTTCAAGCCAAATATTATAGCAGCCGCTTCCTTGTCTATTTGTGCGTAATTACGTTCATGTGCGTTCATGGTTCTCGAGGCAAACATTACGGGTCTGATATTCCCATCAGCCATCTCGTGTTCTAATACTGCTCCCAGTCCGTACTGTGACGCGTCACAAGATAAAATAAGTTTCTTTTTTACGTCATAATGCACCAGAGTATCTTTACTGGAAAGCATTTTCCTTAGCTTTTCGAATGAATTTTGATGTGATTTTCCCCATTTCCATTTTGCGTCTTTATCCAGTAATCTGTACAATGGCTCAGAAATCGATGCCTTGTGTGGCAAAAATCTATCATAAAAATTTATCAGACCCAGGAATGCTTGAAGCTCCTTCACGTTACGCGGTGCTGGCGTCTTCTCAATCTCACGAATTTTCTCCTCGCACGGGTGAATACCAAATTCGTCAATCATAAAACCTAAAAACTGCACACTCTTGGcagcaaatttacatttgtttttattcaCTCGCAATCCAGCTTCCTGTAACTTCTGAAGCACTGCCTCAAGCCTCCTATTGTGTTCTTGCACTCCATTGCCAGTCACCACAATATCGTCTAACAGTACGGCTACCCCAGGGATACCAGCCAATAACGTTGACATGAGTCGTTGGAATATGCCGGGACAAGCCTTTACCCCAAAGGGTAGTCTCTTCATTTTATATAACCCCTTAGGGGTATTAATAGTTAGCAAATTCGCCGTCTCCTTATCTACCATAACCTGGGTGTACGCCCGTTCCAAATCTATCTTCGTAAATAAAACTCCCCCTTGTAATTCCGCAAAAGCTTCACTGAGAGTAGGTAAGGGGTAAGTGTCAGTATCCGTCACGGCATTCACTGTTGCCCTATAATCCCCGCACAGACGTACCTTGCCATCTTGCTTAAGTACTGGAACTATAGGTGTGGCCCATTCGGAATGTGACGTCGCCTCCAAAACGCCTTCGGCTTCTAGCCTATCCAACTCTTCGTAAATTCGGCCTTTTATTGCGAACGGCACCGGTCTGCTTTTAAAAAATACTGGCTTTGCCCCTTCTTTTGGCCTAATACACACGACAGGCCCCGTATATTTCCCTAATCCTTCCTGAAAAACTCCTGCATAGTGTTTCTGTATCTCTTTCAGTGTTGTGGCCAATTCATCATTATCAACCTCTAAACTATGTACTCCTTGGACATGTATCCCTAGATCCCGGAACCAATTCCGACCAATCAAGCTTGGCCCGTTGCCCTTAGCCACAACTATGGATAAGTTTTTCTTCATCCCCTTATTCTGGACTAAAACTGTCACTTGACCCATTATACATAGTCTGTTCTCTGTCCATGTCTTTAAAGAAATCCCAACATCATCAAATACTGGGAGCGAGCCATGCCAAACTATCTTAGCGGTCTGCTCACTTATGAGACTGAAAGCGCACCCGGTGTCCACTTCCATATCTATCCTAACTCCATTCAGCATTATTTCCATCATAAATGCTGGTACTGCACTCTCTTGCCTCATATTATTAACTGCAATTTCTTCATATAATCCATTAAAATCTGATTTTGGTGTATTATTTCCTTTTAACTTCAAGTCACAAACCGCCTCAATATGGCCCGTCTTGCCACAGCCATGACATTTGGTCCATCTAAACCGGCAGTAGCCTCTATGGGGTCTACCACAACGTACACACGACATCCTTTCTGTCTGCCTTTCATTCCTTTTGTTAGTCAATTTATTTACTTCCATTGGTACTTCTAAATCACCAGAAACTTGACTAGAAGAAGCCGGAACAATAATACTTGAATCAATCCCTGCCGCCTCATGAGACAAAGCAATCTCACAAGCCTGATCAAATGTCAATGTACCCTGTTGTAACAACTTCTTCTGTACTTCTTTGTCCCTTATACCACACACTAAGCGATCCCGCAGTGTTCGATCCAAATCTTTAAAGTTACAGTCGATGCTCAATTTCCTCAATTGTGCTATGAAATCCCTAATCTTTTCCCCCTCCTCTTGATACTTAGTATGAAATTTATAAGACTGGATAATTTCATTTGGCTTCGGGTGGAAATGATTGTTCAACTTACTAACAATTGTTGTAAAGGTAACCTCACTTATTTGAGTTGGTGCtgtcagtgatataataagatCATACAAGTCGGGACCACACACAGCTAATAAATTAGCTTTCTTTTTACTGTCATCTTCAATCTCACCTGCCTGCAGACAGAAAGCAAACCTTTCTATGTAATTTTTCCAGTTACCATGTGCCACATCAAACTCCCCAAACTTGATGCCCATTTTGCACAGTGTTTCCTACTTTTATGCGTTTTTCACTCAAATCACACACTTTACACTGTAATTGCACACTATTGTCCTAGTTTTTCTCGTCGCCACTGATATAACTCACAGTTTAGGGTCCAAGCACATGCACTGGTCCAGGTTCGCGTTGACAGACTGGTTTTTCACAACTACCTCACTTTGTACACAACTGTCAAAACCTACCCTCATTGTCTATACAtaacaattaattttgtatGTGCATcacaattaacacattcagtgccagcgcgagctacgcgctacgagcgtagccgataacacgggaaaaaccgtatgtagcgaaaagcgcctacaaacagtgaactcccctagcgagtcgctggcagttaatgtgttaatctATTGTAATCATATGAACCTTAAAAAGATCGAGAGGTAGTAGTAATTTTTGGTTAAAATCAGTCGAGCTAAATAACAAGGGAAAGTTATAAAGTGACGGCTTGAAGTCTGGTGACGGGTCGATCTCACTGTATTGAAAAAGACTTCGTGATTGTACTGTTTCCCTCAGATTCagatatttattcataaaatttagtatttTACATGTCATTTTACAATAGGTaaacgaataattaaattaaattattactaattagtgactattttaaatatacattttacaaacaTGTCCTTTTACGGTACTTATCTGCTTAGATTCCGTTTTTTTTATGTGGTCGGGTTGTTAGCCTACTGACAAAGTCGTCGACTGCATAACACGCCAGTTCGGTTAAAAGTGCTTTGACTTTTTTATCGAATATTGCATCGCTAGATTCAATTATTTCAGCAGGAAGCGAGTTGTACAAAATGTTTTAACTTCTCATAACAATGTTTGCGAAATATACAGAGTGATTTTGTtatgtctgaccatactctgagggGTGATTATGTAGGTCACACACACTATGATACCATTAATGTGCTATTTTCTAGAACTCATTATAATCCCAAAATttacacttaaaaatatatgaatattatTAGAATCTGAAGTCATCGTGTTAACAGTGTTTACACGATTATGTTTTTGTGTAGATGTCTGGCATCGAGTGGGACCCGACGGGGCGCTACGTGGTGACGGGCGTGTCGTCGCTCAAGTGCAAGATGGACTGCGGGTACTACATCTGGTCCTTCCAGGGCAAGATCCTCAGGAGGTAACCAAACACGtatttttacgtttttttaaaacaattggTTCTTTAAATACACACAAAAGCGACGAACGAAAACACTTTTTGTTGCTCTTTAGTATAAGTCGATTGcaaaatgttttatgttataGATTTAAAATGGATGCAGTCATTATACAAATCAGGTCCTTTTGAGTAATGCTTTATATATTCGAAAAGGAATATTTTATGTGTATCTCGTTAaattgaatgcagttgttttaATTTAGATTCATAAGACAGTTTTAACTAGGTACTTTAGGCAAGACAATTTCTTCCGTTTTATCTTCATATGTCCGTAATACAGTTATAACATGGTACTTGCtagattttatcaataaaagttgCCCTGTCCCTAACAGATTCATGTGGTGCaactaggtatttattattaattttctttattctttattctttattatattgCAGTCATGTTCATGTTACATTAGGTGTTACGATTTGAGGATggtaggtacatgacaccctgtagggGCACTCAATATTTCTTAAGTCTAGGTAAGTATATGCATGCATCTTATATCAATAGCAATAAAATCTATTCATAATTTTGTACTTTATCGACCTTTATGTAGTATTCAATGTCACTCCTTTTATGagaatagtaaaaaataatgaattatcatgctaattaatattaaatatagatgTCCAggttaatatataaatagattCAAACAATAAGCAATATGGTCACATTAATTTGATTATGATCATGATtagccgggtccacacagagCGAATTGCCTCGCGCGTATGCTCGCTCTGTATGGACCCGGCTAATCAATGCaaaaatgataataatgatCGATTGTTTCCTTGTTCAGAGTGATGAAGGAGGGGTTCGCGCAGTTCCACTGGCGGCCGCGGCCGCCGACGCTGCTGTCCGACAAGCAGCAGAAGGACATCAAGAAGAACCTCAAGAAGTACTACTCGCAGTTCGAGTCCAAGGACCGCATGCGCTCCAGCAAGGCTAGCAAGGTGACTGAGCATTATTTCTATTAGATTTCTAGACTCGAAAAAGTAAGTCAAAGAAAAATTCGTGGTACCATTTTGACAGCTCATATAatgataatcataatcataatcatcgcatttattcgtgataaactataacatacacaagtacacaacagagaaaattaaacataatataaatacatagtttaccacgaaatggtcccgcctcagcataatgctaacccagaagtcagcgc
This window encodes:
- the LOC134651188 gene encoding eukaryotic translation initiation factor 3 subunit B — its product is MAKKKGDDKVNPAPQSDNEEQNFAEEPNFEDPEDYVDDIPDEELLADLLEQKPQESDGYENVVVVDGCPQVGPERLEKLQSVINKIFSKFGKIVNEYYPTTETGLTTGYIFLEYGNAQNAAEAVKATNNCKLDKQHTFLVNLFTDFKKYADIPKEWEPPAPQPFKVQSDLQWYLMDPDAYDQFLVGIGTGVGLQVWQNALPEPLLLQERPNWTETYAVWSPLGTYLATFHWRGVALWAGPKFSQFQKFFHPEARFISFSPCENYIVTFSPTSDRGDDKKLIIWDIRTGQEKRSFPPPDEYVTWPIFRWSKDDRFFARLGADVLSVYETPGFGLIDKKSIKIPGIRDFSWSPTDNTLAYWVAEDKDVPARVTLLEIPNRTEIRSKNLFSVADCKIHWQKSGDYLCVKVDRYSKVKKDKNDIKYSGMYYNFEIFHMREKEIPVDSVEIKEPIQAFAWEPVGSKFSIIHGDPANICISFYQVNTGQAPTLLKKFERKPFNHLFWCPSGQFIVLADLGLTGGGLEFLDTNDFTIMNVSDHYQMSGIEWDPTGRYVVTGVSSLKCKMDCGYYIWSFQGKILRRVMKEGFAQFHWRPRPPTLLSDKQQKDIKKNLKKYYSQFESKDRMRSSKASKELVAKRTEQMKKHVEYREAKAQEWADQKPRRLELRDYVDTDSLETDQNTVEEVVEFFVKEEQTTIE